In Passer domesticus isolate bPasDom1 chromosome 7, bPasDom1.hap1, whole genome shotgun sequence, one genomic interval encodes:
- the MTMR1 gene encoding myotubularin-related protein 1 isoform X6, protein MERAAAAAGPAVEGGGVSRRAVRAGGAAAAGAGSRQPSTETLDSPTGSHVEWCKQLIAATISSQISGSVPSEGVSRDYREIQDGHNGYHSEAEPDQALRDGNKLAQMEEAPLFPGESIKVIAKDVMYICPFMGAVSGTLTVTDFRMFIKSVERDPPFVVDVPLGVISRVEKIGVQSHGDNSCGIEIVCKDMRNLRLAYKQEEQNRLEIFENLVTRAFPVSNGLPLFAFSYKEKFAVNGWKVYDPMAEYKRQGLPNESWKISKINSTYELCDTYPAVLVVPTSVKDDDLSKVAAFRAKGRVPVLSWIHPESQATITRCSQPSVGPNDKRCKEDEKYLQTIMDANAQSHKLIIFDARQNSVADTNKAKGGGYESESAYPNAELVFLEIHNIHVMRESLRKLKEIVYPTIDETRWLSNVDSTHWLEYIRMLLAGAVRIADKIESGKTSVVVHCSDGWDRTAQLTALAMLMLDSYYRTIKGFEVLVEKEWISFGHRFAMRVGHGDDDHADADRSPIFLQFIDCVWQMTRQFPAAFEFNELFLITILDHLYSCLFGTFLCNCEKERLKEEVSTKTVSLWSYINSQLEEFTNPFYVNYENHVLYPVASLNHLELWVNYYIRWNPRMRPQVPIHQNLKELLAIRTELQKKVEDLQREAATRSISSSSDRGSSPSHSATPVHTSV, encoded by the exons ATGGagcgagcggcggcggcggcagggcCGGCGGTGGAGGGCGGCGGCGTGAGCCGGCGAGCCgtgcgggcggggggcgcggcggcggcgggcgcggggtcACGGCAGCCCAGCACCGAGACCCTGGACAG CCCGACTGGATCCCACGTGGAATGGTGTAAACAGCTGATAGCTGCAACCATTTCGAGTCAGATTTCAGGGTCTGTCCCATCAGAGGGTGTGTCCAGAGACTACAGG GAGATTCAGGATGGACACAATGGCTATCATTCTGAAGCAGAACCTGATCAG GCACTGCGGGATGGAAACAAACTGGCACAGATGGAAGAGGCTCCACTTTTTCCTGGAGAATCAATCAAAGTTATCG CTAAGGATGTTATGTACATCTGTCCATTCATGGGAGCAGTCAGTGGTACCCTCACAGTGACGGACTTCAGAATGTTTATCAAAAGTGTGGAGAGG GATCCACCTTTTGTTGTTGATGTTCCCCTTGGAGTTATAAGTAGGGTTGAAAAAATTGGAGTACAGAGCCATGGAGACAATTCATGTGGTATAGAAATAGTTTGCAAG GATATGAGAAATTTGCGGCTGGCCTATAAACAGGAAGAGCAGAACAGACTGGAGATCTTTGAAAACCTTGTAACACGTGCATTTCCTGTTTCTAATGGACTG CCTCTTTTTGCATTCAGCTATAAAGAAAAGTTTGCTGTTAATGGCTGGAAAGTGTATGATCCAATGGCAGAATATAAGAGGCAG GGCTTGCCCAATGAGAGTTGGAAAATATCCAAAATTAACAGCACCTATGAGCTCTGTGACACATACCCTGCTGTTCTTGTTGTGCCAACCAGTGTAAAGGACGATGACCTCTCAAAAGTGGCAGCATTTAGAGCAAAAGGGAGAGTTCCT GTGTTATCCTGGATTCATCCTGAGAGTCAAGCAACAATAACACGATGCAGTCAGCCATCAGTTGGGCCAAATGATAAACGTTGCaaggaagatgaaaaatatttgcagacAATTATGGATGCCAATGCTCAGTCACATAAACTCATCATCTTTGATGCCAGGCAGAATAGTGTTGCAGATACAAACAAG GCTAAAGGTGGAGGATATGAAAGTGAAAGTGCCTACCCAAATGCAGAGCTGGTTTTTCTGGAGATTCATAATATTCATGTCATGAGAGAATCCCTGCGGAAACTTAAAGAAATTGTTTATCCCACGATTGATGAGACTCGGTGGCTGTCAAACGTGGACTCCACACACTGGCTGGAATACATAAGG aTGCTTCTTGCTGGAGCAGTAAGAATTGCGGATAAAATTGAATCTGGTAAAACCTCTGTAGTGGTGCACTGCAGTGATGGCTGGGACCGAACTGCACAGCTCACTGCACTGGCCATGCTCATGCTGGACAGCTATTACAGAACCATCAAGGGCTTTGAAGTTCTTGTAGAGAAAGAATGGATAAGTTTTGGACATAGATTTGCAATG CGAGTGGGACATGGAGATGATGATCACGCGGATGCCGACAGATCTCCCATCTTCCTGCAGTTCATTGACTGTGTTTGGCAAATGACAAGGCAG TTTCCTGCAGCCTTTGAATTCAATGAGTTATTTTTGATCACCATTCTGGATCACCTTTATAGTTGTCTCTTCGGGACTTTCTTATGCAACTGTGAAAAAGAGAGATTAAAAGAG GAGGTGAGCACAAAGACTGTATCTCTGTGGTCCTATATAAACAGCCAGTTGGAGGAATTCACAAATCCCTTCTATGTAAACTATGAAAACCATGTCCTGTATCCTGTTGCCAGTCTGAACCACTTGGAGCTGTGGGTGAACTACTACATCAGGTGGAACCCCAGGATGCGGCCTCAG
- the MTMR1 gene encoding myotubularin-related protein 1 isoform X3, whose translation MERAAAAAGPAVEGGGVSRRAVRAGGAAAAGAGSRQPSTETLDSPTGSHVEWCKQLIAATISSQISGSVPSEGVSRDYRVYRRPVIREIQDGHNGYHSEAEPDQVALRDGNKLAQMEEAPLFPGESIKVIAKDVMYICPFMGAVSGTLTVTDFRMFIKSVERDPPFVVDVPLGVISRVEKIGVQSHGDNSCGIEIVCKDMRNLRLAYKQEEQNRLEIFENLVTRAFPVSNGLPLFAFSYKEKFAVNGWKVYDPMAEYKRQGLPNESWKISKINSTYELCDTYPAVLVVPTSVKDDDLSKVAAFRAKGRVPVLSWIHPESQATITRCSQPSVGPNDKRCKEDEKYLQTIMDANAQSHKLIIFDARQNSVADTNKAKGGGYESESAYPNAELVFLEIHNIHVMRESLRKLKEIVYPTIDETRWLSNVDSTHWLEYIRMLLAGAVRIADKIESGKTSVVVHCSDGWDRTAQLTALAMLMLDSYYRTIKGFEVLVEKEWISFGHRFAMRVGHGDDDHADADRSPIFLQFIDCVWQMTRQFPAAFEFNELFLITILDHLYSCLFGTFLCNCEKERLKEEVSTKTVSLWSYINSQLEEFTNPFYVNYENHVLYPVASLNHLELWVNYYIRWNPRMRPQVPIHQNLKELLAIRTELQKKVEDLQREAATRSISSSSDRGSSPSHSATPVHTSV comes from the exons ATGGagcgagcggcggcggcggcagggcCGGCGGTGGAGGGCGGCGGCGTGAGCCGGCGAGCCgtgcgggcggggggcgcggcggcggcgggcgcggggtcACGGCAGCCCAGCACCGAGACCCTGGACAG CCCGACTGGATCCCACGTGGAATGGTGTAAACAGCTGATAGCTGCAACCATTTCGAGTCAGATTTCAGGGTCTGTCCCATCAGAGGGTGTGTCCAGAGACTACAGG GTGTACAGGAGGCCAGTTATACGG GAGATTCAGGATGGACACAATGGCTATCATTCTGAAGCAGAACCTGATCAGGTG GCACTGCGGGATGGAAACAAACTGGCACAGATGGAAGAGGCTCCACTTTTTCCTGGAGAATCAATCAAAGTTATCG CTAAGGATGTTATGTACATCTGTCCATTCATGGGAGCAGTCAGTGGTACCCTCACAGTGACGGACTTCAGAATGTTTATCAAAAGTGTGGAGAGG GATCCACCTTTTGTTGTTGATGTTCCCCTTGGAGTTATAAGTAGGGTTGAAAAAATTGGAGTACAGAGCCATGGAGACAATTCATGTGGTATAGAAATAGTTTGCAAG GATATGAGAAATTTGCGGCTGGCCTATAAACAGGAAGAGCAGAACAGACTGGAGATCTTTGAAAACCTTGTAACACGTGCATTTCCTGTTTCTAATGGACTG CCTCTTTTTGCATTCAGCTATAAAGAAAAGTTTGCTGTTAATGGCTGGAAAGTGTATGATCCAATGGCAGAATATAAGAGGCAG GGCTTGCCCAATGAGAGTTGGAAAATATCCAAAATTAACAGCACCTATGAGCTCTGTGACACATACCCTGCTGTTCTTGTTGTGCCAACCAGTGTAAAGGACGATGACCTCTCAAAAGTGGCAGCATTTAGAGCAAAAGGGAGAGTTCCT GTGTTATCCTGGATTCATCCTGAGAGTCAAGCAACAATAACACGATGCAGTCAGCCATCAGTTGGGCCAAATGATAAACGTTGCaaggaagatgaaaaatatttgcagacAATTATGGATGCCAATGCTCAGTCACATAAACTCATCATCTTTGATGCCAGGCAGAATAGTGTTGCAGATACAAACAAG GCTAAAGGTGGAGGATATGAAAGTGAAAGTGCCTACCCAAATGCAGAGCTGGTTTTTCTGGAGATTCATAATATTCATGTCATGAGAGAATCCCTGCGGAAACTTAAAGAAATTGTTTATCCCACGATTGATGAGACTCGGTGGCTGTCAAACGTGGACTCCACACACTGGCTGGAATACATAAGG aTGCTTCTTGCTGGAGCAGTAAGAATTGCGGATAAAATTGAATCTGGTAAAACCTCTGTAGTGGTGCACTGCAGTGATGGCTGGGACCGAACTGCACAGCTCACTGCACTGGCCATGCTCATGCTGGACAGCTATTACAGAACCATCAAGGGCTTTGAAGTTCTTGTAGAGAAAGAATGGATAAGTTTTGGACATAGATTTGCAATG CGAGTGGGACATGGAGATGATGATCACGCGGATGCCGACAGATCTCCCATCTTCCTGCAGTTCATTGACTGTGTTTGGCAAATGACAAGGCAG TTTCCTGCAGCCTTTGAATTCAATGAGTTATTTTTGATCACCATTCTGGATCACCTTTATAGTTGTCTCTTCGGGACTTTCTTATGCAACTGTGAAAAAGAGAGATTAAAAGAG GAGGTGAGCACAAAGACTGTATCTCTGTGGTCCTATATAAACAGCCAGTTGGAGGAATTCACAAATCCCTTCTATGTAAACTATGAAAACCATGTCCTGTATCCTGTTGCCAGTCTGAACCACTTGGAGCTGTGGGTGAACTACTACATCAGGTGGAACCCCAGGATGCGGCCTCAG
- the MTMR1 gene encoding myotubularin-related protein 1 isoform X8 encodes MERAAAAAGPAVEGGGVSRRAVRAGGAAAAGAGSRQPSTETLDSPTGSHVEWCKQLIAATISSQISGSVPSEGVSRDYRALRDGNKLAQMEEAPLFPGESIKVIAKDVMYICPFMGAVSGTLTVTDFRMFIKSVERDPPFVVDVPLGVISRVEKIGVQSHGDNSCGIEIVCKDMRNLRLAYKQEEQNRLEIFENLVTRAFPVSNGLPLFAFSYKEKFAVNGWKVYDPMAEYKRQGLPNESWKISKINSTYELCDTYPAVLVVPTSVKDDDLSKVAAFRAKGRVPVLSWIHPESQATITRCSQPSVGPNDKRCKEDEKYLQTIMDANAQSHKLIIFDARQNSVADTNKAKGGGYESESAYPNAELVFLEIHNIHVMRESLRKLKEIVYPTIDETRWLSNVDSTHWLEYIRMLLAGAVRIADKIESGKTSVVVHCSDGWDRTAQLTALAMLMLDSYYRTIKGFEVLVEKEWISFGHRFAMRVGHGDDDHADADRSPIFLQFIDCVWQMTRQFPAAFEFNELFLITILDHLYSCLFGTFLCNCEKERLKEEVSTKTVSLWSYINSQLEEFTNPFYVNYENHVLYPVASLNHLELWVNYYIRWNPRMRPQVPIHQNLKELLAIRTELQKKVEDLQREAATRSISSSSDRGSSPSHSATPVHTSV; translated from the exons ATGGagcgagcggcggcggcggcagggcCGGCGGTGGAGGGCGGCGGCGTGAGCCGGCGAGCCgtgcgggcggggggcgcggcggcggcgggcgcggggtcACGGCAGCCCAGCACCGAGACCCTGGACAG CCCGACTGGATCCCACGTGGAATGGTGTAAACAGCTGATAGCTGCAACCATTTCGAGTCAGATTTCAGGGTCTGTCCCATCAGAGGGTGTGTCCAGAGACTACAGG GCACTGCGGGATGGAAACAAACTGGCACAGATGGAAGAGGCTCCACTTTTTCCTGGAGAATCAATCAAAGTTATCG CTAAGGATGTTATGTACATCTGTCCATTCATGGGAGCAGTCAGTGGTACCCTCACAGTGACGGACTTCAGAATGTTTATCAAAAGTGTGGAGAGG GATCCACCTTTTGTTGTTGATGTTCCCCTTGGAGTTATAAGTAGGGTTGAAAAAATTGGAGTACAGAGCCATGGAGACAATTCATGTGGTATAGAAATAGTTTGCAAG GATATGAGAAATTTGCGGCTGGCCTATAAACAGGAAGAGCAGAACAGACTGGAGATCTTTGAAAACCTTGTAACACGTGCATTTCCTGTTTCTAATGGACTG CCTCTTTTTGCATTCAGCTATAAAGAAAAGTTTGCTGTTAATGGCTGGAAAGTGTATGATCCAATGGCAGAATATAAGAGGCAG GGCTTGCCCAATGAGAGTTGGAAAATATCCAAAATTAACAGCACCTATGAGCTCTGTGACACATACCCTGCTGTTCTTGTTGTGCCAACCAGTGTAAAGGACGATGACCTCTCAAAAGTGGCAGCATTTAGAGCAAAAGGGAGAGTTCCT GTGTTATCCTGGATTCATCCTGAGAGTCAAGCAACAATAACACGATGCAGTCAGCCATCAGTTGGGCCAAATGATAAACGTTGCaaggaagatgaaaaatatttgcagacAATTATGGATGCCAATGCTCAGTCACATAAACTCATCATCTTTGATGCCAGGCAGAATAGTGTTGCAGATACAAACAAG GCTAAAGGTGGAGGATATGAAAGTGAAAGTGCCTACCCAAATGCAGAGCTGGTTTTTCTGGAGATTCATAATATTCATGTCATGAGAGAATCCCTGCGGAAACTTAAAGAAATTGTTTATCCCACGATTGATGAGACTCGGTGGCTGTCAAACGTGGACTCCACACACTGGCTGGAATACATAAGG aTGCTTCTTGCTGGAGCAGTAAGAATTGCGGATAAAATTGAATCTGGTAAAACCTCTGTAGTGGTGCACTGCAGTGATGGCTGGGACCGAACTGCACAGCTCACTGCACTGGCCATGCTCATGCTGGACAGCTATTACAGAACCATCAAGGGCTTTGAAGTTCTTGTAGAGAAAGAATGGATAAGTTTTGGACATAGATTTGCAATG CGAGTGGGACATGGAGATGATGATCACGCGGATGCCGACAGATCTCCCATCTTCCTGCAGTTCATTGACTGTGTTTGGCAAATGACAAGGCAG TTTCCTGCAGCCTTTGAATTCAATGAGTTATTTTTGATCACCATTCTGGATCACCTTTATAGTTGTCTCTTCGGGACTTTCTTATGCAACTGTGAAAAAGAGAGATTAAAAGAG GAGGTGAGCACAAAGACTGTATCTCTGTGGTCCTATATAAACAGCCAGTTGGAGGAATTCACAAATCCCTTCTATGTAAACTATGAAAACCATGTCCTGTATCCTGTTGCCAGTCTGAACCACTTGGAGCTGTGGGTGAACTACTACATCAGGTGGAACCCCAGGATGCGGCCTCAG